A window of Mesoplasma chauliocola contains these coding sequences:
- the rpoE gene encoding DNA-directed RNA polymerase subunit delta: MENLSNIDLAYAFLKKRKNPVKLMDIWDAIKDKAINHKNDENEAIADLYSDLVLDVRFALSPKGEWALSDDSKIEDIKKKFVEKPVKKKMISLDEDAEDLTEENINSDEDEEDPEIYDDLFVEEEEDDATSIYYDEDEDM, translated from the coding sequence ATGGAAAATTTATCAAACATTGATTTAGCTTACGCTTTTTTAAAAAAACGTAAAAATCCAGTCAAATTGATGGATATATGAGACGCGATAAAAGATAAAGCTATAAATCATAAAAATGATGAAAACGAAGCAATTGCTGATTTATATAGTGACTTAGTTCTTGATGTTAGATTTGCCCTTTCTCCAAAGGGCGAATGAGCATTAAGTGATGACTCAAAAATTGAAGATATTAAGAAAAAATTTGTTGAAAAACCTGTTAAAAAGAAAATGATTAGTTTAGATGAAGACGCTGAAGACTTAACTGAAGAAAATATAAATTCAGATGAAGACGAAGAAGACCCAGAAATTTATGATGATCTTTTTGTTGAAGAGGAAGAAGACGACGCTACATCAATTTATTATGATGAAGATGAGGATATGTAA
- a CDS encoding type I phosphomannose isomerase catalytic subunit, which yields MKIIKIKPHFSEKIWGSKDWKSLGYENPSNKKFGEAWVISAHPNGLSFLDDEEITLKDFFQNNKNFFGRESYEKFPLLSKVINPTENLSVQVHPNDEYAIKNENDLGKPESWIVLDCPKDSEIIYGHSAQNKEEFIECVENNNWKKLLKTIKVNKGDFIFVPSGKIHALTANVKVFELQRSSDVTYRLYDYDRLEEGKKRELQIEKSIDNLTFPDNKLNVVKNASGRVFSSNFFSIFVYKSTLHTNFVKYEDSYWIELTVVKGEGTIGGVKFQKGESAIILSNFSEIIIEGEIEIIFYWIKK from the coding sequence ATGAAAATAATAAAAATAAAGCCACATTTTTCTGAAAAGATATGAGGTTCAAAAGATTGAAAAAGTTTGGGATATGAAAACCCAAGCAATAAAAAATTTGGAGAGGCTTGAGTTATTTCTGCTCATCCAAACGGATTAAGTTTTTTAGATGATGAAGAAATAACTTTAAAAGATTTTTTTCAAAATAATAAAAATTTTTTTGGAAGAGAAAGCTATGAAAAGTTTCCATTACTTTCAAAAGTAATAAACCCTACTGAAAATTTATCCGTTCAAGTTCATCCAAATGATGAATATGCAATTAAAAATGAAAATGACTTGGGAAAACCCGAATCATGAATTGTTTTAGATTGCCCAAAAGATAGTGAAATTATTTACGGGCATTCTGCTCAAAATAAAGAAGAATTTATTGAATGTGTTGAAAATAATAATTGAAAAAAATTGCTTAAAACCATAAAAGTTAATAAAGGTGATTTCATTTTTGTTCCATCTGGAAAAATTCATGCTTTAACAGCAAATGTAAAGGTTTTTGAACTTCAAAGATCAAGTGATGTCACTTATAGACTTTATGATTATGACAGATTAGAAGAAGGAAAAAAAAGGGAATTGCAGATAGAAAAGTCAATTGATAATTTAACTTTTCCTGATAATAAATTGAATGTTGTTAAAAATGCAAGTGGAAGAGTTTTTTCTTCAAATTTCTTTTCAATATTTGTTTATAAATCAACTTTGCATACAAATTTTGTAAAGTATGAAGATTCATATTGAATTGAGTTAACTGTTGTTAAAGGCGAGGGAACAATCGGAGGGGTTAAATTTCAAAAAGGTGAATCAGCAATTATTTTAAGCAATTTTTCAGAAATTATAATAGAGGGTGAAATTGAAATAATTTTTTACTGAATTAAAAAATAA
- a CDS encoding MurR/RpiR family transcriptional regulator — protein sequence MIIEKVYKASNEQEKSQRRIAETIISEITKNNKFTLGITQLAEKSQASQPTTTRFINEIYPEGNYKLFKEKLNEEIKTYFKSNYEKNNLFDNKKRMLLDITNTLEKIDDSQIIKASDLLVKANKINVASLGGNYSIKYLFEHKLTKIGKYAMLSLDWHQQLINLNFMTKTDVLIVISYSSDKNEISKIIEKALIKGIKIILLTGEFKSKWENEVDICIKIPSTDAKFRSFSFTSKTCMNLVIELIFREMLKNILPEIDVVEEWKWQNK from the coding sequence ATGATAATTGAAAAAGTTTATAAAGCAAGTAATGAACAGGAAAAATCACAAAGAAGAATTGCTGAAACTATAATTAGTGAAATAACAAAAAATAATAAGTTTACATTAGGAATAACTCAACTTGCTGAAAAAAGCCAAGCATCGCAACCCACAACAACTAGATTCATTAATGAAATTTACCCAGAGGGAAATTATAAACTTTTTAAAGAAAAATTAAATGAAGAAATTAAGACTTACTTTAAAAGCAATTATGAGAAAAATAATTTATTTGATAATAAAAAAAGAATGCTATTAGATATCACAAATACTTTAGAAAAAATTGATGATAGTCAAATAATTAAGGCATCAGATTTATTAGTAAAAGCAAATAAAATAAATGTTGCTTCACTTGGCGGAAATTATTCAATAAAATATTTGTTTGAGCATAAATTAACAAAAATTGGAAAATATGCAATGTTAAGTTTAGATTGACACCAACAATTAATAAATTTAAATTTTATGACTAAGACTGATGTATTAATTGTTATATCATATTCTTCGGATAAGAATGAAATTTCAAAAATAATTGAAAAAGCTCTTATTAAAGGAATAAAAATAATTTTATTAACTGGGGAATTTAAGAGTAAATGAGAAAATGAAGTTGATATTTGTATAAAAATACCATCAACGGATGCTAAATTTAGATCTTTCTCTTTTACTTCAAAAACTTGTATGAATTTAGTAATAGAATTAATTTTTAGAGAAATGTTGAAAAATATTTTACCTGAAATAGACGTTGTTGAAGAATGAAAATGGCAAAATAAGTAA
- a CDS encoding fructose-specific PTS transporter subunit EIIC, producing the protein MDKKILNKNNIFINLDLNTQAEVFEYIANKAYELKYTSNEKALIKGFKQREKQSTTGFEDGFAIPHARIKEITQPSIFYIKLKNKIDWKSLDGKGTNVILALLIPDTPSGEEHLKMLSSLAVKIMDEEIKKELQNPKSSLDVLNILLKENNEKEQTKLKSKVKVVGITACVTGIAHTYMAEEKLLKAGAEMGYQIRIETQGSKGVGNKLTYKEIEEADVIILATDISVEMDRFVGKKIFATKVVDAIKDPKKLIDKSIKDGKIYESNNTEGFNNQKGKKAATNDSPLNHILAGISYMIPMIVLGGICLAFSLGLAKAIWGPESGTAGPNGEYKWGILAILDSIGGAAFTLMIPVLAGFIANSIAGRAAIAPAMVGAFIGNDTSKLASWIPGMDAVATPMGFIGAIIAGLVVGYYVRWVNNWKVPKSLAPAMPIFFIPLTAGILISLIFIYILGAPIGYVMSQVQAGIEKAYNSGNIGILVGLGLGIILGAMAGFDMGGPVNKIAFITCSALITAGVQQPMGAMSAAIPVAPLGMGLSTILFKRFYSEEERGMGIAAIIMGTIGISEGAIPFAIRDPKRAIICNVLGSAVAGGIAGAFMITDAAAHGGPIVAILGAVPYGPMTLYYFIAVICGVAVTTSLYGIWQMKDAGAYGSVKEAHVINLETLKLEKHEKILQIKEEMKKLKENNGTEKEINILKNEIEKVNEQYKINVNIAKKDFMNINKKEKEFIKNSSLKKDIKFISEKYNSEIKTLKEKSLSKKEKADLSKIEFKDFKQKLNSEILKIKELKENEIKNCNIDLRKKYREEYKNRI; encoded by the coding sequence ATGGATAAAAAAATATTAAACAAAAATAATATATTTATTAATTTAGATTTGAATACACAAGCTGAAGTTTTTGAGTATATTGCTAATAAAGCTTATGAATTAAAATATACAAGTAATGAAAAAGCTCTTATTAAAGGATTTAAACAAAGAGAAAAACAATCAACAACAGGATTTGAGGATGGTTTTGCTATACCACATGCAAGAATAAAAGAAATAACACAACCTTCTATATTTTATATAAAACTTAAAAATAAAATAGATTGAAAATCACTTGATGGAAAAGGAACAAACGTTATCTTAGCATTGCTTATTCCAGATACACCATCAGGTGAAGAACACTTAAAAATGCTAAGCTCACTAGCTGTGAAAATTATGGATGAAGAAATTAAAAAAGAATTGCAAAATCCTAAAAGTTCATTAGATGTTTTAAATATTTTATTAAAAGAAAACAATGAAAAGGAACAAACTAAATTAAAAAGTAAAGTAAAAGTTGTAGGTATAACAGCTTGTGTAACTGGAATTGCACACACTTACATGGCTGAAGAAAAATTATTGAAAGCTGGTGCAGAGATGGGCTATCAAATTAGAATTGAAACCCAAGGATCAAAAGGTGTAGGTAATAAATTAACATATAAAGAAATTGAAGAGGCAGATGTAATTATATTAGCAACAGATATCTCTGTTGAAATGGATCGTTTTGTAGGTAAAAAAATATTTGCTACAAAAGTTGTTGATGCAATTAAAGACCCTAAGAAATTAATTGATAAAAGTATTAAGGATGGAAAAATTTATGAATCCAATAATACAGAAGGATTTAATAATCAAAAGGGTAAAAAGGCAGCAACAAATGATTCACCACTAAATCATATTTTAGCAGGTATCTCATATATGATCCCAATGATAGTATTGGGAGGTATTTGTTTAGCGTTTTCATTAGGATTAGCAAAAGCAATTTGAGGTCCTGAATCTGGAACAGCTGGACCAAATGGTGAATATAAGTGAGGTATACTTGCTATTTTAGATAGCATTGGTGGAGCAGCATTTACTTTAATGATTCCTGTGCTAGCTGGTTTTATAGCAAATTCAATTGCTGGTAGAGCGGCAATAGCACCAGCTATGGTTGGAGCATTTATAGGAAATGATACTTCTAAATTAGCTTCTTGAATTCCGGGAATGGATGCTGTAGCAACTCCTATGGGATTTATTGGAGCAATAATTGCAGGATTAGTTGTAGGATATTATGTAAGATGAGTTAACAATTGAAAAGTTCCAAAATCTCTTGCACCAGCAATGCCAATATTCTTTATACCACTAACTGCTGGTATATTAATATCATTAATATTTATATATATCTTAGGAGCACCAATAGGATATGTTATGAGTCAAGTGCAAGCAGGAATTGAAAAAGCATATAACTCAGGCAATATAGGTATATTAGTAGGTTTAGGTTTAGGTATTATATTAGGGGCAATGGCCGGATTTGATATGGGTGGACCAGTTAATAAAATTGCTTTTATTACATGTTCTGCTCTAATTACTGCTGGGGTTCAACAACCAATGGGCGCAATGTCAGCAGCAATCCCAGTAGCACCATTAGGAATGGGATTATCAACAATTTTATTTAAAAGATTTTACTCAGAAGAAGAAAGAGGAATGGGAATAGCTGCGATTATAATGGGAACAATAGGGATTTCTGAAGGTGCTATACCATTTGCAATTAGAGACCCAAAAAGAGCAATAATTTGTAATGTTCTTGGATCTGCTGTTGCTGGTGGTATTGCTGGTGCCTTTATGATAACTGACGCAGCAGCACATGGTGGACCAATTGTTGCAATATTAGGAGCAGTACCTTATGGACCCATGACACTTTACTACTTTATTGCTGTAATTTGTGGAGTAGCGGTTACAACATCATTGTACGGTATTTGACAAATGAAAGATGCTGGTGCTTATGGTTCTGTTAAAGAAGCACATGTTATTAATTTGGAAACATTAAAGCTAGAAAAACATGAAAAAATATTGCAAATCAAAGAAGAAATGAAAAAACTAAAAGAAAATAATGGTACAGAAAAAGAAATAAATATACTTAAAAATGAAATTGAAAAAGTAAATGAACAATATAAAATAAATGTTAATATAGCAAAAAAAGATTTTATGAATATTAATAAAAAAGAAAAAGAGTTTATAAAAAATTCTTCACTTAAAAAAGATATAAAATTTATTTCAGAAAAATATAATTCTGAAATTAAAACTTTAAAGGAAAAAAGTCTAAGTAAAAAGGAAAAGGCAGATTTATCAAAAATAGAATTTAAAGATTTTAAACAAAAACTAAATTCTGAAATCTTAAAAATTAAAGAACTTAAGGAAAATGAAATTAAAAATTGCAATATAGATTTAAGAAAAAAATATAGAGAAGAATATAAAAATAGAATTTAA
- a CDS encoding HD domain-containing protein: MEKVFRDSVHGDIFINEEVFMEIINSPEMQRLRRILQLGGSQYAYAGATHTRFTHCIGVYHIINQFLKTPDFLKIPHKDRTAVLLAGLMHDIGHGPFSHTFEKIGNRHHEQYSADIITNPSGNISKILKKHKINPNDVVAILEGKHPVKVLNSLVSSQLDADRIDYLMRDSYYCGVNYAAVDIEFLIRNVKIIDDKIVFPKKTIHAIESYLLGRYHMYKQVYEHQLSTGFDVTFQNWFKRLLDLNELGHEFKDSRIKKYFSAIFNGQNISTDLYLNLDDFTMIDIIKNSQLENDHILSDLGSRIINRNFLKLKEADEVKIREIKNMLKEQGKDPKYYFTEPISKKPNIYRDGVIEGKDQTIYIVDKNNTVKSLTKFSLLANTVKQFEDEKIVKKFFFPKEFM, from the coding sequence ATGGAAAAAGTATTTAGAGATAGTGTGCATGGTGATATATTCATCAACGAAGAAGTTTTTATGGAAATCATTAACTCACCTGAAATGCAAAGACTAAGACGCATATTACAATTAGGTGGTTCTCAGTACGCTTATGCAGGTGCAACGCACACAAGATTTACACACTGTATAGGCGTTTATCATATTATTAATCAATTTTTAAAAACTCCAGACTTTTTAAAAATACCTCATAAAGATAGAACAGCAGTTTTATTAGCAGGTTTAATGCATGATATAGGTCATGGCCCATTTTCACACACATTTGAAAAAATTGGTAATAGACATCATGAGCAATATAGTGCTGATATAATTACTAATCCAAGTGGAAATATATCAAAAATTTTGAAAAAGCATAAAATAAACCCAAATGATGTTGTTGCTATTTTAGAAGGAAAACACCCAGTAAAGGTTTTAAATTCACTAGTAAGCAGTCAACTTGATGCAGATAGAATTGATTATTTGATGCGTGACTCATATTATTGCGGTGTTAACTATGCAGCTGTTGATATAGAATTTTTAATCAGAAACGTAAAAATTATAGATGATAAAATAGTTTTTCCCAAAAAAACAATTCATGCTATAGAATCATACCTATTAGGTAGATATCATATGTATAAACAAGTATATGAACATCAACTTTCAACAGGTTTTGATGTAACATTTCAAAATTGGTTTAAAAGATTGCTGGATTTAAATGAATTAGGTCATGAATTCAAAGATTCAAGAATAAAAAAATATTTTAGTGCAATTTTTAATGGACAAAATATTTCAACAGATTTATACTTAAATTTAGATGATTTTACAATGATAGACATTATTAAAAATTCTCAATTGGAAAATGATCATATTTTAAGTGATTTAGGTTCTAGAATAATTAACAGAAATTTTTTAAAATTAAAAGAAGCTGATGAAGTGAAAATTAGAGAAATTAAGAATATGTTAAAAGAACAGGGTAAAGATCCTAAATACTACTTTACTGAACCAATTTCTAAGAAACCAAATATTTATAGAGATGGTGTAATTGAAGGAAAAGATCAAACAATTTATATTGTTGATAAAAACAATACAGTAAAATCACTTACTAAGTTTAGTTTATTAGCTAATACAGTAAAACAATTTGAAGATGAGAAAATAGTAAAAAAATTCTTTTTTCCAAAAGAATTTATGTAA
- a CDS encoding ABC transporter ATP-binding protein produces MKNIIEIKNLSKSFKNKVVLKDFNLDIKEGERIAIMGANGCGKTTLVEMIAQFNKPDKGTIKINLDENIKAEIGIQLQTGDWPAGITPSDMLTFYKSIYPKFTKEWEAIISDVFDIKEFIKTPLKKLSGGQKQRFNAMISVMNNPKIVILDELTTGLDMELQYKITDFFRDNVKQNKQTLLLVSHHPEEVEILCDRIVIIHEGNIFFDKKISAVISKYGSVRDLMNLFFKGELK; encoded by the coding sequence ATGAAAAATATAATTGAAATTAAAAATTTAAGTAAGTCATTTAAAAATAAAGTTGTATTAAAAGATTTTAACCTTGATATAAAAGAAGGTGAAAGAATTGCAATTATGGGAGCTAATGGTTGTGGTAAAACTACATTAGTTGAAATGATTGCACAATTTAATAAACCAGATAAAGGTACAATCAAAATTAATTTGGATGAAAATATCAAAGCTGAAATTGGAATTCAACTTCAAACAGGTGATTGACCAGCGGGAATAACACCAAGTGATATGTTAACTTTTTACAAAAGTATTTATCCAAAATTTACAAAAGAATGAGAGGCAATTATTTCAGACGTTTTTGATATAAAAGAGTTTATTAAAACACCTTTAAAAAAATTGTCAGGGGGTCAAAAGCAGAGATTTAATGCAATGATCTCTGTTATGAACAACCCAAAAATTGTTATTTTAGATGAATTAACAACAGGTCTTGATATGGAACTGCAATATAAAATTACTGATTTCTTTAGAGATAACGTAAAACAAAATAAGCAAACATTGTTATTGGTTTCACATCACCCAGAGGAAGTTGAAATTTTGTGTGACAGAATAGTTATTATTCATGAAGGAAATATATTCTTTGATAAAAAAATCAGTGCTGTTATTTCTAAATATGGATCAGTCAGAGATTTAATGAATTTATTTTTTAAAGGAGAACTAAAATAA
- a CDS encoding CTP synthase yields MAKFVFVTGGVVSGLGKGITASSLGNLLKASGLKVFMQKFDPYLNVDPGTMSPYQHGEVFVTDDGGETDLDLGHYERFIDEKLTKMSSTSAGKIYLETINAERRGDWGGQTIQVVPHITDSIKNKVYQAAKTSGADIIISEIGGTVGDIESQPFIEAIRQIRMEQGKESVVFIHVALLLYLSASKEYKTKPIQMSVKELLSLGIQPDIIVQRTDKHSSKDIKEKISLFCNIPTTNVIDAIDKESIYEVPLEMYNQNLHALVLEQLQIKVTKTDMTAWIKFIEKINQSKQEFEVTFVGKYIELQDAYLSVIESLKISGYEFNRKLKINWIQADKINENNYQEVLKNAKGILVPGGFGDRGVEGMILASKFARENNIPYLGICLGMQIATISMARDWLNLSTANSTEFDQATTAPIFDFIRGIDVQNLGGTLRLGAFYKTTIKKGTIAEKLYGANEVFERHRHRYEFNNEYMKSLEDKGLVFSGIYEDKKLVEMIEIPAHPFFVATQFHPEFTSRPNKPNPLFKGFVEAIIKNS; encoded by the coding sequence ATGGCAAAATTTGTATTTGTAACTGGTGGAGTGGTTTCAGGCTTAGGAAAAGGAATCACAGCTAGTTCGTTAGGAAATTTATTGAAAGCAAGTGGGTTAAAAGTGTTCATGCAAAAATTTGATCCATATTTAAATGTGGACCCAGGAACAATGAGTCCTTATCAGCATGGAGAAGTTTTTGTTACAGATGATGGTGGGGAAACTGATTTAGACTTAGGGCATTATGAAAGATTTATTGATGAAAAATTGACAAAGATGTCATCAACATCAGCTGGAAAAATATATCTTGAAACCATTAATGCTGAAAGACGCGGGGATTGAGGAGGCCAAACTATACAAGTTGTTCCTCACATTACTGATTCAATAAAAAATAAAGTTTATCAAGCAGCTAAAACTTCAGGTGCAGATATTATCATTTCTGAAATTGGTGGAACAGTTGGTGATATCGAATCTCAGCCATTTATTGAAGCAATTAGACAAATTAGAATGGAACAAGGAAAAGAAAGTGTAGTTTTTATTCACGTTGCATTGTTGTTATATTTAAGTGCATCAAAAGAATATAAAACAAAACCTATTCAGATGTCTGTTAAAGAATTATTAAGTTTAGGAATTCAACCAGATATTATTGTTCAAAGAACTGATAAGCATTCTTCAAAAGATATTAAAGAAAAAATATCATTATTTTGTAACATACCTACAACAAATGTAATTGACGCAATTGATAAGGAATCTATTTATGAAGTTCCACTAGAAATGTATAATCAAAATCTTCATGCACTTGTTTTAGAACAATTACAAATTAAAGTAACAAAAACTGATATGACTGCTTGAATCAAATTTATTGAGAAAATAAATCAATCAAAACAAGAATTTGAAGTTACTTTTGTAGGAAAATATATTGAATTACAAGATGCTTATCTATCTGTTATTGAATCATTGAAAATATCGGGATATGAGTTTAATAGAAAATTAAAAATTAATTGAATTCAAGCTGATAAAATTAATGAAAATAATTACCAAGAAGTATTAAAAAACGCTAAAGGTATCTTAGTGCCTGGTGGATTTGGTGATCGTGGAGTTGAAGGTATGATTTTGGCGTCTAAATTTGCAAGAGAAAACAATATCCCATATTTGGGTATTTGTCTTGGAATGCAAATAGCGACTATTTCAATGGCGAGAGATTGATTAAATCTCTCAACAGCAAACTCGACAGAATTTGATCAGGCAACTACAGCACCTATCTTTGATTTCATTAGAGGAATTGATGTTCAAAACTTAGGCGGCACTTTAAGACTTGGTGCTTTTTATAAGACAACTATTAAAAAAGGAACAATTGCAGAAAAATTATATGGAGCAAATGAGGTCTTTGAAAGACACAGACATAGATATGAATTTAATAACGAATATATGAAGTCATTAGAAGATAAGGGTTTAGTATTTTCAGGAATATATGAAGATAAAAAACTTGTTGAAATGATTGAGATACCAGCACACCCATTTTTTGTAGCAACCCAATTTCATCCAGAGTTTACTTCAAGACCAAACAAACCCAATCCTTTATTTAAGGGATTTGTTGAAGCTATAATTAAAAATTCTTAG
- a CDS encoding GNAT family N-acetyltransferase, giving the protein MEIKIIKPSLKNKNAILKALKNFMQYPEEIEDKIQGSSDILSFQTVEEWIDFVKEGVGFPGWMPFKQYIAINNQNEVIGFINLRLELNENLLNFGGHIGYGVAPRYRNMGLATEMLAQTLKIAKKEGIKEILITCLDTNPASEKVILKNGGVYENSIENENKIFKRFWIK; this is encoded by the coding sequence ATGGAGATAAAAATTATTAAACCAAGCTTAAAAAATAAGAATGCAATTTTAAAAGCATTAAAAAATTTCATGCAATACCCTGAAGAAATAGAAGATAAAATTCAAGGTTCCTCAGATATTCTTTCATTTCAAACAGTCGAAGAGTGAATTGACTTTGTTAAAGAAGGAGTTGGGTTCCCAGGCTGAATGCCTTTTAAACAGTATATTGCGATTAACAACCAAAACGAAGTTATAGGTTTTATTAATTTAAGGTTAGAATTAAATGAAAACTTATTAAATTTTGGTGGCCACATTGGTTATGGTGTAGCACCACGCTATAGAAATATGGGATTAGCAACAGAAATGCTAGCACAAACATTAAAAATAGCTAAAAAAGAAGGTATTAAAGAAATACTAATAACTTGTTTAGATACAAACCCTGCTTCAGAAAAAGTTATTTTAAAAAATGGCGGAGTATATGAAAATTCAATAGAAAATGAGAACAAAATTTTCAAAAGATTCTGAATAAAATAA
- a CDS encoding ABC transporter permease — MKASLKSFDIKKQTSIFKNLTSLVYKSFTKEPRSIIFMLVVPIFFSVMFFFIFGKEGKTLFNYALLPCLTVLTSLTPAIVEWKNSVFLKRIDITGVKKSMFIASIWLVYLLAGIFFYLVVLSFNTILSIATLGTGSENTFISSFNSIKIGYLFLSIILICATSIALATLFGGIANSSGSIQGVVMMVYFFSIFLSGIMLPTQSLFKSEGMVIFTYFIPHKYPVFLYMYSFSQTGWTEILPNDQWIIPTQAATFQGAVNSFTASWQPIVGSLGILTALFTLTTFTFKWTAKR; from the coding sequence ATGAAAGCAAGTTTAAAAAGTTTTGACATAAAAAAACAAACAAGCATTTTTAAAAATTTAACATCGCTTGTTTACAAGTCATTTACCAAAGAACCAAGAAGCATTATATTTATGCTTGTTGTCCCTATATTTTTTTCTGTAATGTTTTTTTTCATTTTTGGAAAAGAAGGGAAAACACTATTTAATTATGCGCTTCTTCCATGTTTGACAGTTTTAACTTCATTAACTCCAGCAATTGTCGAATGAAAAAACTCTGTATTTTTAAAAAGAATAGACATAACAGGGGTTAAAAAGAGTATGTTTATTGCTTCTATTTGACTAGTTTACCTTTTAGCAGGAATATTCTTTTATTTAGTTGTTTTATCTTTTAACACAATATTAAGCATTGCAACGCTTGGAACAGGAAGTGAAAACACTTTTATATCAAGTTTTAACTCAATAAAAATAGGATATTTATTTTTATCAATAATTTTAATTTGTGCAACATCAATTGCATTAGCAACATTGTTCGGAGGTATTGCAAATTCATCTGGTTCAATTCAAGGTGTAGTAATGATGGTATATTTTTTCAGTATATTTTTATCAGGGATAATGCTTCCAACACAATCTTTATTTAAAAGTGAAGGAATGGTAATTTTTACTTATTTTATTCCACACAAATACCCAGTTTTCTTATACATGTATTCATTTAGTCAAACTGGTTGAACAGAAATATTACCCAATGATCAATGAATCATTCCAACTCAAGCAGCCACTTTCCAAGGAGCTGTAAATAGTTTTACTGCCTCATGACAACCAATTGTTGGTTCATTGGGTATTTTAACAGCATTATTTACTTTAACCACATTTACATTTAAATGAACTGCTAAAAGATAA